The Verrucomicrobiota bacterium genome includes a region encoding these proteins:
- the hisC gene encoding histidinol-phosphate transaminase: MKNPHSALRNPQSLVRPIVRVLHAYVPGEQPKIQGLIKLNTNENPYPPSPKVRAAIQAAVDGRLRLYPNPTAQELREKLAKLHRCSPENIVVGNGSDELLALATRTFVEPGTDSPLKSERARSVIQFFTPSYSLYPVLAAIHGAHAKAVPLGDRFALPSAADLRRGKRWDFRAALTFITTPNAPSGRGYATAELETLCRAQRGIVVLDEAYVDFANENALELGLRLPNVLVARTFSKAYSLCFLRVGYFVGHPDLIEALDKIRDSYNVNGLGQIGALATLGDLPYYRGNFRKVIATRERLTRELGELGFEVFPSQTNFLLARPPCFPAERWLAKLRARKILVRWFGSPEVKAYLRISIGTDREATAFLKAVSEIVRR, encoded by the coding sequence ATGAAGAATCCGCACTCCGCACTGCGCAATCCGCAATCCCTGGTTCGCCCCATCGTTCGAGTGCTGCATGCATATGTCCCGGGGGAGCAGCCGAAGATCCAAGGGCTGATCAAACTCAACACGAACGAGAATCCGTATCCGCCGTCTCCGAAAGTGCGCGCCGCCATTCAGGCGGCTGTGGACGGGCGATTGCGGCTCTACCCGAATCCCACGGCGCAAGAGTTGCGCGAGAAACTGGCGAAGCTTCACCGCTGTTCACCCGAGAATATCGTCGTGGGCAACGGTTCCGATGAATTGCTGGCCCTGGCCACGCGCACTTTCGTGGAGCCCGGGACTGATTCTCCACTCAAATCCGAGCGCGCCCGAAGCGTCATCCAGTTTTTTACGCCCAGTTACTCGCTTTATCCCGTACTGGCTGCCATCCACGGAGCGCATGCCAAGGCGGTGCCGTTGGGCGATCGCTTCGCTCTTCCTAGCGCGGCTGACTTGCGCCGTGGAAAGCGTTGGGATTTCCGGGCCGCGCTGACATTCATCACGACGCCCAACGCTCCGAGCGGGCGCGGCTACGCGACCGCCGAACTGGAAACGCTGTGTCGCGCGCAGCGCGGCATCGTCGTGCTTGATGAAGCGTACGTGGATTTCGCGAACGAGAACGCGCTCGAACTGGGGTTGCGTCTCCCCAACGTGCTTGTGGCCCGAACTTTTTCCAAAGCCTATTCGCTGTGCTTCCTGCGGGTGGGTTACTTCGTGGGCCATCCGGACTTGATCGAAGCGCTTGATAAGATCCGCGACAGTTACAACGTAAATGGCCTTGGCCAAATCGGCGCGCTGGCAACGCTTGGTGACCTGCCTTATTACCGCGGGAATTTCAGGAAAGTGATCGCGACTCGCGAGCGGCTCACGCGGGAACTGGGAGAACTCGGATTCGAGGTGTTCCCAAGCCAGACGAATTTCCTGCTGGCGCGGCCTCCGTGTTTTCCGGCGGAGCGATGGCTGGCGAAATTGCGCGCCAGGAAAATCCTCGTGCGCTGGTTCGGGTCGCCCGAAGTGAAGGCTTATTTGCGAATCAGCATTGGAACGGACCGAGAAGCCACCGCCTTCCTCAAAGCCGTGAGTGAGATCGTCCGCCGATGA
- the hisD gene encoding histidinol dehydrogenase: MRIVRHTDADFAHQVRRLTAPSSLFDPLIEHRTRRIIDAVQTRGDQALLEFTERFDGAKLRAEQLPVTTAELMSASLKADEALRQAVHAARKNIESFSRRSLRKNWSVRNGHGGRVGEKFDPFQRVGIYIPGGTAPLASTALMTITLAKVAGCPEIVVCTPADKTGALNPALLFALNAAGATETYRVGGAQAIAAMAFGTETIRRVQKVFGPGNAYVVAAKRLLFGHVAIDLLPGPSEILVLADDTADARYVAADLLAQAEHGSGHERVWLVTPSARLLKSVQSEIARQLPRLPRKDFIRRALENSGCLIQVKQWNDAIALANQLAPEHCEIMTRNAAAVAEQLKTAGAIFLGANSPTVLGDYVAGPSHVLPTGGAGASFAGLTVDQFQRRTSVVEYALGALQKALPVVEKFAEVEGLAAHARSATIRMERRRRKQ, translated from the coding sequence ATGAGAATTGTTCGCCACACGGACGCAGACTTCGCTCATCAAGTGCGCCGGCTCACCGCCCCGTCCAGTTTGTTCGATCCGCTCATCGAACATCGAACCCGGCGGATCATCGACGCCGTCCAGACGCGCGGCGACCAGGCCCTGCTTGAATTCACGGAGCGCTTCGACGGCGCAAAGCTGCGCGCCGAGCAACTGCCAGTCACGACCGCGGAACTGATGAGTGCGTCGCTCAAAGCGGACGAGGCTCTGCGGCAAGCCGTGCACGCGGCGCGGAAGAACATCGAATCCTTTAGCCGCCGATCCTTGCGAAAGAACTGGTCTGTGCGCAATGGGCATGGCGGCAGGGTGGGAGAAAAGTTCGATCCCTTCCAACGGGTCGGCATCTACATCCCCGGAGGGACTGCGCCGCTGGCTTCGACCGCCCTCATGACGATCACGCTCGCGAAAGTCGCCGGTTGCCCGGAGATCGTGGTGTGCACGCCGGCCGACAAAACCGGCGCCCTCAATCCGGCGCTGCTGTTCGCCTTGAACGCGGCAGGCGCCACAGAGACTTACCGCGTCGGCGGCGCGCAAGCGATTGCCGCCATGGCGTTCGGCACTGAAACGATTCGACGCGTGCAAAAAGTTTTCGGCCCCGGCAACGCTTACGTCGTCGCCGCCAAACGCCTGCTCTTCGGCCACGTCGCCATCGATCTGCTGCCTGGACCGAGCGAGATTCTGGTGCTGGCGGATGACACCGCGGACGCGCGTTACGTTGCGGCGGACCTGCTGGCGCAGGCCGAACATGGTTCGGGCCACGAGCGGGTCTGGCTGGTGACGCCTTCCGCGAGGTTGCTCAAGTCGGTTCAAAGCGAAATCGCCCGGCAGCTTCCACGATTGCCGCGGAAAGATTTTATTCGCCGCGCGCTGGAGAATTCGGGCTGCCTGATTCAGGTGAAGCAATGGAACGACGCCATCGCCCTGGCCAATCAACTCGCTCCCGAACATTGCGAAATCATGACCCGCAACGCCGCCGCCGTGGCGGAACAACTCAAAACGGCCGGCGCAATCTTCCTGGGCGCCAACTCGCCTACAGTGCTGGGCGATTACGTGGCCGGCCCAAGTCATGTCCTGCCGACCGGCGGCGCAGGCGCTTCATTCGCCGGATTGACGGTCGACCAGTTTCAACGCCGCACCAGCGTGGTGGAATACGCTCTGGGCGCTCTTCAGAAGGCCCTTCCCGTTGTAGAGAAATTTGCCGAAGTCGAAGGCCTGGCCGCGCATGCGCGGTCAGCCACGATCCGGATGGAACGCAGGCGGAGGAAGCAGTGA
- a CDS encoding AbrB/MazE/SpoVT family DNA-binding domain-containing protein, which yields MTATLSSRGQIVIPQPVRERCGLRAGDHFVVEDQPETQVVTLRKVKNRGDWFSVYMECPHSFEVPPRRRQFYRRKT from the coding sequence GTGACAGCGACACTTTCCAGTCGAGGCCAAATTGTCATTCCGCAACCGGTGCGCGAACGATGTGGGTTGCGCGCCGGTGACCATTTTGTCGTTGAGGACCAACCGGAGACGCAGGTAGTGACGCTGCGCAAGGTCAAGAATCGTGGCGACTGGTTCAGTGTTTACATGGAGTGCCCGCACTCGTTCGAAGTGCCGCCGCGCCGCCGGCAGTTTTACCGCCGCAAAACATGA
- a CDS encoding type II toxin-antitoxin system VapC family toxin, with the protein MSWLVDTDLLSERTKPRPDVKVLKWLEENSADIYTSSHVIGELQAGISLLAEGARKRALQAWLNRLIEAMEGRILNFNSTVATVWGRQEAEFSKKGCLMPMPDSFIAATARRHNLTIATRNVGDYARPGLKVMHPTESAD; encoded by the coding sequence ATGAGCTGGCTGGTGGACACCGACCTGCTCAGCGAGCGCACCAAGCCGCGGCCGGATGTGAAGGTGCTGAAATGGCTGGAGGAAAACTCCGCGGACATCTACACCAGCAGCCACGTCATCGGAGAACTCCAGGCCGGCATTTCGCTGCTCGCGGAGGGGGCGAGAAAGCGGGCCTTGCAAGCCTGGCTCAACCGTCTCATCGAAGCGATGGAAGGAAGGATTTTGAATTTCAACAGCACCGTCGCAACTGTCTGGGGCCGGCAGGAAGCCGAGTTCAGCAAGAAAGGTTGTTTAATGCCGATGCCAGACAGTTTCATAGCGGCCACGGCGCGCCGACACAATTTGACCATTGCCACGCGGAATGTCGGAGATTACGCGCGACCTGGCCTGAAGGTGATGCATCCAACGGAGAGCGCCGATTGA
- a CDS encoding sigma-70 family RNA polymerase sigma factor produces MSDVTRLLNAAEQGDPKAADELLPMVYEELRRLAVSKMSLQPAGHTLQATALVHEAWLRISKENYRWENRRHFFAAASEAMRRILVDQARRKQRLKRGGPQERLSLDEIDIALETEPEELLRVHEALEKLAAEDALKAELVKLRFFVGLGIPEAAEILGISPTTAKRHWTFARAWLYDELKS; encoded by the coding sequence GTGAGCGACGTGACCCGACTGTTGAATGCCGCCGAGCAAGGCGATCCGAAAGCCGCCGATGAACTCCTGCCGATGGTTTATGAAGAATTGCGCCGTTTGGCGGTTTCAAAGATGTCCCTGCAACCCGCCGGGCACACATTGCAGGCCACCGCGTTGGTGCATGAAGCCTGGCTCCGAATCTCCAAAGAAAATTATCGTTGGGAAAACCGCCGTCATTTCTTCGCCGCCGCTTCCGAGGCCATGCGCCGGATTCTGGTGGACCAGGCCCGCCGCAAACAGCGGCTGAAACGCGGCGGCCCGCAAGAGCGGTTGAGCCTCGATGAGATCGACATCGCTCTCGAGACGGAACCCGAGGAACTGTTGCGCGTGCATGAGGCCTTGGAAAAACTCGCCGCCGAGGATGCGCTCAAGGCCGAACTGGTCAAACTGCGGTTCTTCGTCGGCCTGGGAATCCCTGAGGCCGCAGAGATCCTCGGCATTTCCCCCACGACGGCGAAGCGGCATTGGACCTTTGCACGGGCCTGGCTTTACGACGAGCTGAAGTCCTGA